The DNA segment CTTTTTCTGGACCTTGACACATTAATAAAACATGGTCAATCCAGTGAACTTTTATACCTCTTCCTTCAAATGGCCAAGGTCTTGGATTTGTTGAACCTACATCTTTTCCAACAAAAGTTTTTTTAGCATAAAGATTAAATTCATGTCCACTAGGAGCATCAAATTTAAGAACTCTTCCACACTCAGGAACAGATCCTTCAGGTAAAATTTCTGTAGAAATTCCATAGGCTTCTATTTTTGCTTTTAAATCATCAATATCACTATCTTTTTCAACTTTATAAGCAACTCTGTTAAATGTAGCTTCATCACTAGGTCTTAAGATTAAACTATATTTATCCCACTCATCCCAACATTTAAGATAAAGTGTTCCATCAGAATCTTCTTTTGTAACTTCCATTCCCATAATATTTACATAAAAATTTCTTGATATATTAATGTCTAAAACATTTAAATCAAGATGTCCAATTCTCATAACTCCGCTCATTTTATCTCCTTAGTTTA comes from the Aliarcobacter cibarius genome and includes:
- a CDS encoding catechol 2,3-dioxygenase, producing the protein MSGVMRIGHLDLNVLDINISRNFYVNIMGMEVTKEDSDGTLYLKCWDEWDKYSLILRPSDEATFNRVAYKVEKDSDIDDLKAKIEAYGISTEILPEGSVPECGRVLKFDAPSGHEFNLYAKKTFVGKDVGSTNPRPWPFEGRGIKVHWIDHVLLMCQGPEKVMAATKFFQEVLEFNLAEQVCVGPNGSLQAATWLARTSTPHDLAFVAGPETGMHHFAFFLDGWNDILRAADVMGMHNVKIDVTPQRHGITRGETIYFFDPSGHRLETFAGLGYLMQPDMPTVTWTEDELWRGIFYHTGQENGAFTTAYTLSAYK